ACTCTGGGGGAAACTTTCTGTAGAAAGTTTCCCCCAGGCCCCCTTCAAAGACTTTTAATACGAGTTGGTTTCCCCCTGTTTTGCCAGGCAAAACAGGGGGAAACCAACTCGCGTTAAAAGTTTTTGGAGGGAGTCTGAGGGAACCTTTTTACAAAAAGGTTCCCTCAGCGCAATAAATCAGAGCTTTCCTAAAGGAATGGGGCTGGCTGGCCGATATTTTTAGTGTGGCGAGGATGGGTATGGACGAGTGCAGGCATATCAAGGTCAATTTCAAGAGCAGTGAGGCTGCCGACAGGCGGGAGGCCTGCATAAGGGCCTCTGAGCTCAAGTGTCGGGAGTGTGTGCCCGATCTTGTGGGGCTGCTGAGTGACGGGAACGCCGGGGTGAGGGAGGCGGCGCTGAACGCCCTCGTTTCCATCGGCGGTTCCGTCGTGGCCGAGGCCGTCTCTCCGCTTCTTCACAGCGAGGACGCCGCCCGGCGCAACATCGCCGGCGAGATACTTCAGCTCATAGGCGACGGCGCCGTTGAGACCCTCGAGGGGCTGCTTTCGGACCCCGACGACGACGTCGTCAAGCTGGCCGTGGACATACTATCCGCTCACGGGGGCGGACGGCGCACAGGCGCTGCGCTCAAAGAGATCATCGACCATCCCAATTCCAATGTGAGGGGCTCTGTTGCGCTCTGTCTCGGCAAGGTGCGTTGCGAGGGGGCCTACGACACGCTCATGAAGATGCTGGATGACGACGAGGAGTGGGTCCGTTTCAGCGCCGTGGAAGGGCTCGGACATCTTGGAGACGAGCGGGCCGTGGAGACTCTCGTAGAGGTCATAAGGGGTGAGGCCGGCATTGTCAGGGAGGCCGCCGTCGAGGCGGCGGCCTCCCTTGCGTCGGCGGGCAACGCATCGGACATCATCGTCGCCCTGGAAGAGATACTCCAGGGCGACGGCGTTTTGTCGGCCAAGGCCGTGGCGGATCTCCTCGAGAAGGCCGGTTGCGGCGAGGGGGCCTACACGCCGCCGCCCGGCTTTTCGCGGCGCGCCTTCGCCCTCTTCACAGAGGCCCTCGACGACCCCGACAAGGATATCCAGCGTGAGGGGCTGCGCGGGCTTGCGCTGCTCGGCGAGCCGGAAGGCGCAGCCAGGGTGATCGAATACGCCGAGGGCCTCAAGGAGATAGACGAAGACATGGAGGAGATGCTCGCCTCGGTGCTCGTCTCCATAGGAAAGCTGCCGGAAGTGAAGATCGACGAGCTCAGGCGTGCCGGCCGGAGTCTGAAGGTCCTGGTCAGGGCCATGGGCGAGATGAAGGACAAGAGGTACGAGTCGCTGCTCGACGAACTGATGGGCGAGCTCGGCAAGGAGGAAAAACGAGCCGTCGCCGAGGCCATAGCCGACATGGGCGCCGGCGAGTCCTTCGACGTGCTCGTCGAGTCGCTTCGAAGCGGCGACGGCCACGTGCGCGCCACGGCGGCCAGGGGGCTTGCGGGGAGTGCCGGAGAGGAGGCCGTGCCCTACCTCTTCGAAGCACTGCTTGAGGAGCCCTATACCGACGTGAGGGAGGCCATTGCCGACGCCCTCGGCTCCATCGGGTCGGAGGGGGTGCGCGAGGGCTTCGTCGCCCTCCTCTCCCATGACGACGCGAGATTGCGCGAGATGGGAGCGAGGGGACTCGGCGCTGCCGGCGACTGCTCGGTTGTCGGCGCTCTCGTCGGGGCGGCGGCCGACACGGACGCCCGCGTGACCAAGGCGGCGTACATATCGCTTGCCAGGCTTGCGTCGCCGGAGTCGTTCCAGGCCCTTGCCGCCGGCCTGGAGGGCGGCGACGAGGGAGTGAAGCTTGCGATCCTGCGCGAACTGGACGCGGCCGCCGCCGCACGCCTATCCGAATCCGTCAGGAAGCTCCTCGACGACCAGAGTCAATGGGTGAGATATCAGGCCGCCATGCTGCTCGGCGAGATGGAGGACCGTGAGAGCGAGGACCGCCTCATACGGTTGCTCGACGACGACGAGCCGCCCGTCAAGGTGGCCGCCGCCAAGGCCCTGCAGCGCCTCGGCTCGAAGAGGGCGCTCCCTGCTCTGCGCAGATTGGCCGAATACCCAGATATGCCGGTAAGCCGGGCCGCCCGCGAGGCGATCGACTCCATACGATGATCGACAGGACAGCCAGCCCCATAAAGAAGCCGAGACTGTCGCCGGAGACCTTCAGGCAGCTGCGCGACCTCATCAACAGCAAGTGCGGCATATTCTTCGGAGACAACAAGCGCTATCTGCTCGAATCGAGGCTTTCCCGGAGGCTCGAGGAGCGGGGGCTCAAGAGTTTCGAGGAATATTTCTATTTTCTCAACTACGACAAGCACAAGGACAGGGAACTCTCCATCCTGCTCAACTCGATAGTCACCAATGAGACGAGCTTTTTCCGTGACCCGGCGCAGCTTGAGGCCTTCGCCAAGGGGGTCGTTCCCCTGGCGCTGGAAAAGAAGAAGAACGGCTTCGACAGGACGCTGCGCGTGTGGAGCGCGGCGAGTTCCACCGGCGAGGAGCCCTATACGCTGGCCATGATGCTTATCGAGGCCGGATTGCAGAGGCGGGGGTGGAGGATAGAGGTGACGGGCAGCGACATAAGCGATAACGTCCTGGAGTCGGCCAAGCGCGGCA
The DNA window shown above is from Deltaproteobacteria bacterium and carries:
- a CDS encoding HEAT repeat domain-containing protein yields the protein MARMGMDECRHIKVNFKSSEAADRREACIRASELKCRECVPDLVGLLSDGNAGVREAALNALVSIGGSVVAEAVSPLLHSEDAARRNIAGEILQLIGDGAVETLEGLLSDPDDDVVKLAVDILSAHGGGRRTGAALKEIIDHPNSNVRGSVALCLGKVRCEGAYDTLMKMLDDDEEWVRFSAVEGLGHLGDERAVETLVEVIRGEAGIVREAAVEAAASLASAGNASDIIVALEEILQGDGVLSAKAVADLLEKAGCGEGAYTPPPGFSRRAFALFTEALDDPDKDIQREGLRGLALLGEPEGAARVIEYAEGLKEIDEDMEEMLASVLVSIGKLPEVKIDELRRAGRSLKVLVRAMGEMKDKRYESLLDELMGELGKEEKRAVAEAIADMGAGESFDVLVESLRSGDGHVRATAARGLAGSAGEEAVPYLFEALLEEPYTDVREAIADALGSIGSEGVREGFVALLSHDDARLREMGARGLGAAGDCSVVGALVGAAADTDARVTKAAYISLARLASPESFQALAAGLEGGDEGVKLAILRELDAAAAARLSESVRKLLDDQSQWVRYQAAMLLGEMEDRESEDRLIRLLDDDEPPVKVAAAKALQRLGSKRALPALRRLAEYPDMPVSRAAREAIDSIR
- a CDS encoding protein-glutamate O-methyltransferase CheR, which produces MIDRTASPIKKPRLSPETFRQLRDLINSKCGIFFGDNKRYLLESRLSRRLEERGLKSFEEYFYFLNYDKHKDRELSILLNSIVTNETSFFRDPAQLEAFAKGVVPLALEKKKNGFDRTLRVWSAASSTGEEPYTLAMMLIEAGLQRRGWRIEVTGSDISDNVLESAKRGIYEKYSLRNTPENYLRKYFTNSGDHYTVKPDVRQVVRYRKINLMDSAAMRTLRMIDIVFCRNVLIYFDDASKKQVISNLYDSLVSGGYLFLGFSESLHGLTRLFKPVSFDRSVVYQKV